One Zeugodacus cucurbitae isolate PBARC_wt_2022May chromosome 3, idZeuCucr1.2, whole genome shotgun sequence genomic region harbors:
- the LOC105215267 gene encoding epidermal retinol dehydrogenase 2 isoform X2: protein MDILQDISEFFVVFVKILLELLHRLFEKLMAKKLKDISGEIILITGAGHGIGRELALHYTAWGSVVVCVDINEKNNEETLKKAKRLMQNSVYAYTCDVSDRDAVLQLAAKVEAEVGRVSVLVNNVGIMPTHPLEQHTAEEIRRVFDINVLSHFWTLEAFLPQMKQQGRGHIICISSIAGIVGLTNLVPYCATKYAVRGMMEALHEEIRDGPYKDFINLTIVYPYMTNTGLCKRPKVKFPSMLGLLDPKEVAKHIVEAHRANINETTIPSSLLHVNNWCRLLPLRCGLLLKDYIDSGVESDL from the exons ATGGACATTCTTCAGGACATAAGTGAATTCTTTGTggtatttgtaaaaatactttTAGAATTATTGCATAGACTTTTTGAAAAGTTAATGGCTAAGAAACTAAAGGATATTAGTGGTGAAATTATATTG ATAACAGGCGCTGGACATGGCATTGGACGCGAATTGGCGCTGCATTATACCGCCTGGGGTAGTGTTGTTGTCTGTGTCGATATCAATGAGAAGAACAATGAGGAGACTTTGAAGAAAGCTAAAAGACTTATGCAAAATTCTGTTTATGCTTATAC TTGCGATGTGTCGGATCGTGATGCGGTTTTGCAGCTAGCCGCCAAAGTTGAAGCTGAAGTTGGACGTGTCTCTGTGTTGGTGAATAATGTCGGTATCATGCCGACACATCCGCTGGAGCAACATACTGCTGAGGAGATAAGACGCGTATTCGATATAaatgttttatcacatttcTGGACACTCGAAGCATTTCTGCCGCAAATGAAGCAACAGGGGCGTGGTCATATTATATGCATTTCGTCTATTGCCGGCATTGTTGGTCTGACCAATTTAGTGCCATATTGTGCAACGAAGTATGCGGTGCGTGGCATGATGGAGGCGTTACATGAGGAAATACGCGATGGGCCCTATAAggatttt ATAAATCTCACCATTGTTTACCCCTATATGACTAACACGGGTCTTTGCAAACGTCCAAAGGTAAAATTCCCCTCAATGCTCGGACTTTTGGACCCAAAGGAGGTTGCCAAACATATTGTGGAGGCACACCGTGCCAATATTAATGAAACTACAATACCTAGTAGCCTGCTACATGTCAATAATTGGTGTCGTTTGTTACCATTGCGTTGTGGTCTTTTACTCAAGGATTACATAGATAGCGGCGTTGAGTCAGATTTGTGA
- the LOC105215267 gene encoding epidermal retinol dehydrogenase 2 isoform X1 yields MIEHEVIHTNKTSKRIMDILQDISEFFVVFVKILLELLHRLFEKLMAKKLKDISGEIILITGAGHGIGRELALHYTAWGSVVVCVDINEKNNEETLKKAKRLMQNSVYAYTCDVSDRDAVLQLAAKVEAEVGRVSVLVNNVGIMPTHPLEQHTAEEIRRVFDINVLSHFWTLEAFLPQMKQQGRGHIICISSIAGIVGLTNLVPYCATKYAVRGMMEALHEEIRDGPYKDFINLTIVYPYMTNTGLCKRPKVKFPSMLGLLDPKEVAKHIVEAHRANINETTIPSSLLHVNNWCRLLPLRCGLLLKDYIDSGVESDL; encoded by the exons ATGATTGAGCATGAAGTCATACA CACAAATAAGACATCAAAACGTATAATGGACATTCTTCAGGACATAAGTGAATTCTTTGTggtatttgtaaaaatactttTAGAATTATTGCATAGACTTTTTGAAAAGTTAATGGCTAAGAAACTAAAGGATATTAGTGGTGAAATTATATTG ATAACAGGCGCTGGACATGGCATTGGACGCGAATTGGCGCTGCATTATACCGCCTGGGGTAGTGTTGTTGTCTGTGTCGATATCAATGAGAAGAACAATGAGGAGACTTTGAAGAAAGCTAAAAGACTTATGCAAAATTCTGTTTATGCTTATAC TTGCGATGTGTCGGATCGTGATGCGGTTTTGCAGCTAGCCGCCAAAGTTGAAGCTGAAGTTGGACGTGTCTCTGTGTTGGTGAATAATGTCGGTATCATGCCGACACATCCGCTGGAGCAACATACTGCTGAGGAGATAAGACGCGTATTCGATATAaatgttttatcacatttcTGGACACTCGAAGCATTTCTGCCGCAAATGAAGCAACAGGGGCGTGGTCATATTATATGCATTTCGTCTATTGCCGGCATTGTTGGTCTGACCAATTTAGTGCCATATTGTGCAACGAAGTATGCGGTGCGTGGCATGATGGAGGCGTTACATGAGGAAATACGCGATGGGCCCTATAAggatttt ATAAATCTCACCATTGTTTACCCCTATATGACTAACACGGGTCTTTGCAAACGTCCAAAGGTAAAATTCCCCTCAATGCTCGGACTTTTGGACCCAAAGGAGGTTGCCAAACATATTGTGGAGGCACACCGTGCCAATATTAATGAAACTACAATACCTAGTAGCCTGCTACATGTCAATAATTGGTGTCGTTTGTTACCATTGCGTTGTGGTCTTTTACTCAAGGATTACATAGATAGCGGCGTTGAGTCAGATTTGTGA
- the LOC105215268 gene encoding rab3 GTPase-activating protein non-catalytic subunit encodes MSCEVKTFGEIRDFHKVQEYFGLSHDENWLNAVNFSISPTGELIALGQGEKLALLSSQWDNKSQVSTYVLSWCGELDDPNQIITSLLCLPIYGKGVSAGAEWTCIAIGLNSGMVLFYTDAGIKIFSQSYHDDPVLCIKAYSPPRHSEADSFVYITYDECMCIIKGAEVFPLLVNLRFNFNRTYGRNAASDMSGLPAADLLQFQKFKFSSKNGAIINDAALTGSRYVTMYDHIIEQAVGIGCYAKINTSPVQHSMVVGVGAEPYIGFYYAEEGYRTTTLGEVARGVIDLTYRSVWGKLFGQPEKSNDAAATPAQESLMRTRSKFYDGKRDGYTIALAPNGQLAAVTDNLDRVVLVDLQRGVLLRVWKGYRDAQCAFVPVKERSLKGVKTEHRKALFLVIYAPRLGCLEIWALQNGPRVAAFTVTKSGQLAYNTHGLMGVTPGTKVKSSTPNYCLFLDPSDASVKEVVIPFHFALSEINSKTSRDIHLFRRLKNLLRNLDSPANIEEIVKIAADFQTIEVRQQCLDMLKKNKQLKPQIFHKIVSAFADSLQSETLEDAESEMSAEHENFKVIVENYRRLTEFYLTIKRPTEVEFDDYLELDDCDLVTINQIILLLGDKCAQPSPNDSKNSTQLSGKVTFQERCQEDGDFVDFLSIFKVDVSDKLTLLREKIDSFGYISGQLFREFFEKGLCFEELKAAIVKAKLPAEEVLILALNFWMDKPFSYQNCDEVIADMSRLAAMIKAICEVAGDRVNDYAYNEISQWWQDIREILLECPKSFGLLAAIVCKSVAAKLRRGYREGSCDEGSQTEEEDKWEQISHDQAQWGLFIGKLEDISILGATVEHSIESSAPVMPELPYEPPDCSLKFIVNGGKGIVTDLTAKWLINSRIHPMCVVASESKVVENSAQEICETPTNTEVTEETEVATPTEGDCGDQKLASSQDAADAAVDPVLKKLLLLREHFPFSLESGMLLSLMSWQYMVHWSKNLPRLEYMRASLACMQQFKPEDYALKHGICCMLWNATLKYPLQSTMKLIQKAGRLPKDKMCQQDIEMSAALVPNFLELCLQFLEHFMTSLDHCSRELKFEESLTEGPLPLQYLALQQHNAIDELLQLHFELCAVLHLIASLQLKIPKPITNVFDAMANKALFSDINKELSYELPEPDLVLQQQREHFLCKAIIASMDLIREDLQDLYTQEHMEFMAKIMDLAERWKLKKTALIRQQAVEMYAHSYDAQGEELLKQLRDDEHVARLLLEVAGKRLNLIASRSRDAYLKIASVGQQLLHYLDRLRDSPGGTVQITASEANEINIVDLSKLVTHCFDLLSQKEPTKYVHIAGQMFDACSILQD; translated from the exons ATGTCATGTGAAGTGAAAACGTTTGGAGAAATCCGTGATTTTCACAAAGTACAAGAATACTTTGGTTTGAGTCATG ACGAAAATTGGCTAAATGCAGTGAATTTCTCAATTTCACCCACGGGTGAGCTCATCGCTTTGGGGCAGGGTGAAAAATTGGCATTACTCTCATCCCAATGGGATAACAAAAGTCAAGTTAGTACTTATGTGCTGAGTTGGTGTGGTGAGCTCGACGATCCCAATCAAATTATTACATCATTACTGTGCCTGCCTATATATGGTAAGGGAGTTAGCGCTGGTGCCGAATGGACTTGTATTGCAATTGGACTTAACTCAGGCATGGTGTTATTTTACACCGACGctggcataaaaatattttcacaaag TTATCATGATGATCCTGTGCTCTGCATTAAAGCTTATAGTCCGCCACGACATTCCGAAGCTGattcttttgtatatattacataCGATGAGTGTATGTGCATTATTAAAGGTGCCGAAGTGTTTCCGCTATTAGTTAATTTGCGCTTTAATTTTAATCGCACTTATGGTCGTAATGCGGCAAGTGACATGTCAGGACTGCCCGCAGCCGACTTGCTGcagtttcaaaaatttaaattttctagcaAAAACGGCGCAATTATCAACGATGCCGCACTCACAGGTTCACGTTATGTTACCATGTATGATCATATCATCGAGCAGGCTGTTGGTATTGGCTGCTATGCCAAAATAAATACATCACCTGTACAACATTCGATGGTGGTCGGCGTGGGTGCTGAACCTTATATCGGTTTTTACTATGCAGAGGAAGGTTATCGCACCACAACATTAGGTGAAGTAGCAAGAGGTGTCATAGACTTAACATATCGTAGTGTTTGGGGTAAACTATTTGGCCAGCCAGAGAAGTCAAATGACGCGGCAGCCACACCTGCGCAAGAGTCGTTGATGCGTACTCGTTCTAAATTTTATGATGGCAAACGCGATGGTTATACAATTGCGCTTGCGCCAAACGGACAGCTTGCCGCCGTAACCGATAACTTAGATCGTGTTGTGCTGGTCGATCTGCAGCGCGGTGTATTGTTGCGTGTTTGGAAGGGATATCGTGATGCGCAATGTGCCTTTGTACCGGTTAAAGAACGTTCATTGAAAGGCGTAAAAACGGAACATCGTAAAGCGCTTTTCTTAGTTATTTATGCACCACGTTTGGGTTGTCTGGAGATATGGGCATTACAAAATGGGCCGCGTGTGGCGGCTTTCACGGTCACCAAGAGTGGACAATTAGCTTACAATACTCACGGGCTGATGG GTGTAACACCCGGTACTAAAGTAAAATCATCTACACCGAATTATTGCCTATTCCTCGACCCCAGCGATGCCAGTGTGAAAGAGGTGGTGATACCCTTTCATTTCGCACTAAGcgaaataaactcgaaaacatcACGTGACATACATTTGTTCCGACGTCTAAAGAATCTCTTACGTAATTTGGATAGTCCTGCCAACATCgaggaaattgttaaaattgcaGCTGATTTTCAAACGATTGAAGTACGTCAACAATGTTTGGACATGTTGAAGAAGAATAAGCAATTGAAACcgcaaatatttcataaaattgtaaGCGCATTTGCAGATTCACTGCAGTCGGAAACTCTTGAGGACGCCGAAAGTGAAATGAGTGCGGAGCATGAAAATTTTAAGGTTATAGTTGAGAACTACCGACGCCTTACCGAGTTCTATTTAACCATAAAGCGACCTACTGAAGTCGAATTCGATGATTACCTGGAATTGGACGACTGCGATTTGGTGACTATCAACCAGATTATATTGTTGCTCGGCGACAAATGTGCACAACCGAGCCCCAATGACAGCAAAAATAGTACACAACTCAGCGGGAAAGTCACATTCCAGGAGCGATGTCAAGAAGATGGCGATTTTGTTGACTTTTTAAGCATATTTAAAGTGGATGTTAGTGATAAACTAACGTTATTACGTGAAAAAATCGATAGTTTTGGTTATATCAGTGGGCAACTGTTTAGAGAATTCTTTGAAAAAGGTCTATGCTTCGAAGAGCTGAAGGCAGCAATTGTTAAAGCGAAGTTACCAGCCGAAGAGGTGTTGATATTGGCGCTAAACTTTTGGATGGATAAACCCTTCAGCTACCAAAATTG TGATGAAGTTATTGCGGATATGTCACGTTTGGCAGCCATGATAAAAGCGATTTGCGAAGTTGCTGGCGATCGAGTTAACGACTACGCTTATAATGAGATTTCGCAATGGTGGCAGGATATACGAGAAATACTTTTAGAATGTCCCAAATCATTTGGTTTGCTAGCGGCAATCGTTTGTAAGTCCGTTGCAGCCAAATTACGCCGTGGATATAGAGAG gGTTCCTGTGACGAAGGTTCACAGACAGAGGAGGAAGATAAATGGGAGCAAATCTCACATGATCAAGCACAGTGGGGCTTATTCATAGGAAAACTGGAAGACATCTCAATACTGGGCGCCACGGTGGA GCATTCAATTGAAAGCAGCGCACCCGTTATGCCCGAACTGCCATATGAACCGCCAGATTGCAGCTTGAAATTCATTGTCAATGGTGGCAAAGGTATCGTCACTGATCTAACTGCCAAATGGTTAATTAATTCGCGTATACATCCAATGTGTGTTGTGGCAAGCGAGTCAAAAGTTGTAGAAAATAGCGCACAGGAAATCTGTGAGACACCGACAAACACAGAAGTGACTGAGGAAACTGAAGTTGCAACACCAACAGAAGGCGATTGTGGTGATCAAAAGCTAGCCAGCAGTCAAGATGCTGCAGATGCCGCAGTTGATCCAGTGCTTAAGAAGCTACTGCTCTTACGCGAACACTTTCCTTTCAGTTTGGAATCGGGCATGCTACTCAGTCTCATGTCGTGGCAGTATATGGTGCATTGGAGCAAAAACCTGCCCCGCTTGGAGTATATGCGTGCATCGCTCGCTTGCATGCAGCAATTCAAACCGGAAGATTACGCGCTCAAGCATGGTATCTGTTGTATGCTTTGGAATGCCACCTTGAAGTATCCGCTGCAATCGACTATGAAGCTTATACAAAAGGCTGGACGCCTGCCGAAAGATAAAATGTGCCAACAGGACATTGAAATGTCTGCAGCGCTGGTGCCCAACTTCCTAGAATtgtgtttacaatttttagaaCATTTCATGACATCGTTGGATCATTGCAGTCGTGAATTGAAGTTCGAGGAATCGTTAACCGAGGGCCCGCTGCCCTTACAGTATCTTGCATTGCAACAACACAATGCCATTGACGAATTACTGCAGCTGCATTTCGAGCTCTGCGCCGTCTTGCATTTGATTGCCTCATTGCAGTTGAAAATACCTAAACCGATTACAAACGTTTTCGATGCCATGGCAAATAAGGCACTCTTCAGTGATATCAACAAGGAATTGTCCTATGAACTGCCAGAACCTGATTtagtgctgcaacaacaacgtgAGCATTTTCTATGCAAGGCCATTATTGCCTCAATGGATTTGATACGCGAAGATCTGCAAGATTTGTACACACAAGAGCACATGGAGTTCATGGCGAAGATTATGGACTTGGCCGAACGTTGGAAGTTGAAGAAGACAGCGCTTATACGGCAGCAA GCTGTGGAAATGTACGCTCATTCTTACGATGCTCAAGGTGAGGAGCTGCTGAAACAGCTACGGGACGATGAACATGTTGCACGTCTGCTACTTGAAGTGGCTGGTAAGCgtttgaatttaattgcaagCAGATCACGTGATGCCTACTTGAAAATAGCTTCGGTGGGTCAACAGCTACTACATTACCTCGATAGACTG CGTGATTCACCCGGCGGTACAGTGCAAATAACTGCCTCCGAAGCAAACGAAATAAATATAGTTGATCTATCGAAATTGGTGACGCATTGCTTCGATTTACTCTCACAGAAGGAGCcaactaaatatgtacatattgccGGTCAAATGTTTGACGCGTGTTCTATATTGCAAGATTAG